From the Streptomyces nodosus genome, the window TGGGCTCACAGCATCTTGGCCGGCTGGAGGAGGCGTTCGGCTCCGCCTCGATCGCCGTCCCCGTGCTGGCGCACACCCGCTGCCCGGTGGTCGTCGTGCCGGAACCCGAGCGCATCGACCGGCGGTCGGCGTACTACGTCGTCGGCGTGGACGGCAGCCCGCAGGCGGCCGCCGCAGTCGATGTCGCCTTCGCCGAGGCCGCTCTGCGGGGCGCGGCGCTTCGGGCCCTGCACGTCTGGCAGCCCGGACCGCTCCGGATCATCGACGAGCAGGAGGCACAGCGGGAGTGGAGCCGGATCCTCTCCGAGGCCGTCGCCGGGCGCGGTACCGCGTATCGCGGTGTCGAGGTGCATCAGGAGGTCGTCGTCGGCCACCCCGTGCAGGCGCTGACCGAGGCGTCCGCCGACGCCCTGGGTCTGGTGGTGGGCACCCGGGGACACGGAGGATTCACCGGCATGCTGGTGGGCTCGGTGAGCCAGGGCGTGCTGCGCCATGCACGGTGTCCCGTCATCGCCGTCCCCCAGCCGCCCGAGCGGGGCCCTCGGGAGCGGCCCTGACACGCAGCGCCGAGGGCGCGCGGGAGAGGCGGCCGTCAAGCCCGGCCCCAAGCCCGGCCGCGGGGGCACCCACCGGTCCAGGAACCCCGAATTGGCCTTGGCCCGCCCGGCCCCGGCACCCCTAACGTCGGCCCATGCGCATCCGGATCGTCGACGCCTTCACCGACCGCCCCTTCACCGGCAACCCGGCCGGTGTTCTGCTCCTCGACGCCTTTCCCGACGACGCCCGGCTCCAGGACGTGGCCCGTGAGGTCAACCACGCCGAGACCGCGTTCGCACACCGGCTGCCCGAGGGCGGCGAGGCCGACTGGGCGCTGCGCTGGTTCACGCCCGCCACCGAGGTCGCCCTGTGCGGTCACGCCACCCTGGCCACCGCCCATGTGCTGCGCACCACGGGTGCCCACGAGGGCCCGGTCCGGTTCGCCACCCGCAGCGGGGTGCTCGGCGCCGCTCCGCACGAGGACGGCTCGATCACCCTGGACTTCCCCACCGCACCGCTCACCCGCCTCGAGATCCCGCAGGACGTGGCCGAGGCCCTCGGCGCGCAGCCTCTCGCCGGCTTCGACACCGGTCCGAACGTCGGTGATCTGCTTCTCGAACTCGCCGACGAGCGGACGGTTCTGGGCCTGGCCCCCGATCACCGGTCGCTGGGCCACCACGCGCGGCGTGGCGTCATCGCCACCGCCCGCGCCGAAGACCCCTCCCGCGGGTACGACTTCGTCTCGCGCTGCTTCTTCCCGAACGTCGGCATCGACGAGGATCCCGTCACCGGCAGTGCCCACACCGCCCTGGCCCCGTACTGGTCCGAGCGGCTCGGCCGTACCGACCTCACCGGTCTGCAGGCCTCGCCGCGCCCCGGCCGCGTGCAGACGGGACTGCGCGGCGACCGAACCCTGCTCACCGGCCGGGCGGTCACCGTCATCGAGGGTGCCCTGCTCGTGTGACGGGCCCGGCTAGTGCTGTGACCGGAAAGGTTTGCCGGAAAGCTCGCGGCGTCCGGTGCGGTGCATCGCAAGGCGGAGCATTACCCGCGTACTGGATGTACTCGGGTAGTGCGACAACGCGGCGAGGCGCCGTGCCGGGCGTCGCGAGCCGGTGAACCTTTCCGGTCACAGCACTAGGGCGTACGCCCGGACCGTCCGGGCCGGTCATGCCGTCGGCAGCCAGCCCACCTTCCCCGCCAGCAGCGCGTAGCCCACGAACGCCCCGATGTCGAGCAGCGAGTGGGCGACCACCAGCGGACCGACCCGCCCCCAGCGCCGGTACAACAGGACGAAGACCAGGCCCATCACCAGATTGCCCAGGAACCCGCCGATCCCCTGGTAGAGGTGGTACGAGCCGCGCAGCACCGAGCTGGCCGCCAGGGCCGTGCCGGGCGTCCAGCCCAGTTGGCCGAGCCGGCGCAGCAGATAGCCGACGACGACGACCTCCTCCAGGACCGCGTTCTGCAGTGCCGAGAGGATCAGCACGGGGAACTTCCACCACACGTCGGGCAGGGCCTCGGGCACCACGGTCAGATTGGCGCCGAAGCCACGGGCGGCGAGATAGAAGGCGATGCCCGCGGAGCCGATCCCCGCGGCGATCACCGCACCGCGTCCCAGGTCCGGCCAGGGCCGCGTCCGGTCGAAGCCCAGGGTGCGCAGCGACGCCCGCTCCCGCAGCAGGAAGTGAGCCACCAGCGCGACCGGCACCAGCGCCGACGCGATCCCGAACAACTGCCAGGCGAGGTCCAGCCAGGGACGCCCGGGCGCGGCGGAGGCGTTGAGCGTGGCCGCCTGCTCCTTGAGGGCGCCCGGCCTGGTGACCGATCCCACAAAGCTGATCAGCGCGGACACCCCGCTGGCACCGAGTGAGACACCCAGGACGAGCAGTGTCTCGTCCCGGAACATCCGCCGTCCCTGCCACTCCGCCGGCAAGGGACCGGCCACCGCACCTGTCTCCACCTGTACTCCCGCCTTCTGTCGAGCGATCCCGCTCGTGCCCATCTTCACCCGGTCGGGGCCCTCGGAAGAAGTGACGAAGATCGCGTGCGGCGGGTGCACCAGGGGGACGGCTCAGGGCCTGCCCCTGCGGTCCCGGATCTCGAGGCGGAGGCCGGGGGCGGCCGGGTGCACGGCCGCCCCCGGCCTCCGCTCATCCCAGCGGCACGGGTTCCGACACGCCGACAGGCCAGGTGTGCACCGGCTCACCGACATGCATCAGCCCGCGGTAGCGCCGGGTCGTCGCGGCCAGCGCGGCCTCCCGGTCGAGCCCCTGGTCCAGGGCCCGGTGGAAGGTGGCGGCCTGCCAGCTCGCGCCGTTGACCCTGAGCCGGCACCGCTCCTCGATCACCCCGAGGCAGAGGTCCCGGTCGGCGGGCTCCACGCCCCAGGCGTCCAGCCCCGCCGCGGCGAGCGGCAGCAGTTCGTCGCGGACCAGGTCCACGGCGTCGACCTCGGTGATCCCGCCGTGACGTCCGCGCCGCGGCCAGCGCAGGCGTGCCTCGATGCCGTACCGGCAGGCGGTGTCGAAGTTGGCCGCCGCGTCCTCGAACGGCAGCCTCGTCCACACCGGCCGCTGCTCCTCGGCGAGGGCGCGGACGACGCCGTAGTAGAAGGCGGCGTTGGCGATCACATCGATCACGGTGGGGCCCGCGGGCAGCACCC encodes:
- a CDS encoding CPBP family intramembrane glutamic endopeptidase, coding for MFRDETLLVLGVSLGASGVSALISFVGSVTRPGALKEQAATLNASAAPGRPWLDLAWQLFGIASALVPVALVAHFLLRERASLRTLGFDRTRPWPDLGRGAVIAAGIGSAGIAFYLAARGFGANLTVVPEALPDVWWKFPVLILSALQNAVLEEVVVVGYLLRRLGQLGWTPGTALAASSVLRGSYHLYQGIGGFLGNLVMGLVFVLLYRRWGRVGPLVVAHSLLDIGAFVGYALLAGKVGWLPTA
- a CDS encoding universal stress protein, giving the protein MTRPPDDQRPIVVGIDPDPAKRTALAWAADEAARRGVPLRLVHAEGVPTPGYEVPSWQEWNQALHEAGERVLKDAVAFAETRQPRVEVSGLLAEGSPAWVLGEQSRGATAVVLGSQHLGRLEEAFGSASIAVPVLAHTRCPVVVVPEPERIDRRSAYYVVGVDGSPQAAAAVDVAFAEAALRGAALRALHVWQPGPLRIIDEQEAQREWSRILSEAVAGRGTAYRGVEVHQEVVVGHPVQALTEASADALGLVVGTRGHGGFTGMLVGSVSQGVLRHARCPVIAVPQPPERGPRERP
- a CDS encoding PhzF family phenazine biosynthesis protein produces the protein MRIRIVDAFTDRPFTGNPAGVLLLDAFPDDARLQDVAREVNHAETAFAHRLPEGGEADWALRWFTPATEVALCGHATLATAHVLRTTGAHEGPVRFATRSGVLGAAPHEDGSITLDFPTAPLTRLEIPQDVAEALGAQPLAGFDTGPNVGDLLLELADERTVLGLAPDHRSLGHHARRGVIATARAEDPSRGYDFVSRCFFPNVGIDEDPVTGSAHTALAPYWSERLGRTDLTGLQASPRPGRVQTGLRGDRTLLTGRAVTVIEGALLV